In Cyclobacteriaceae bacterium, the DNA window CAGTACGCAGGCTTTCCCGCAATCAATATCAGTTAATCTCAGGTGAACGTCGCTTCCAGGCATCACGTCTTGCCGGATTAAAAACAATCCCTGCCTATGTTCGCTCTGCCGATGATCAGCAGATGCTGGAGATGGCATTGATCGAAAACATTCAGCGCGAAAATCTTAACCCGATCGAAATTGCATTAAGCTATCAGCGCTTGCTGACGGAGTGTAATCTTAAGCAGGAAGAACTCGGTGAGCGAGTTGGCAAGAACCGCACAACGGTTACCAATTATCTCAGATTATTAAAGCTTCCACCGGATATTCAGATTTCTTTACGCGACAATAAACTATCCATGGGCCATGCCCGTGCGATCATCAGTGTTGAGAATGCAGACAGTCAGTTGCTGATATTCAAGAAGACCCTCAAAGAAGACCTTTCGGTAAGACAGGTTGAAGAGCTGGCACGTTCATTCGGCAAAGGCAATAAAGGAACCTCCACAACCTCTACTACCAGCACTGCCCCCTCCTCTTCCCGTGAGATTACACAGTTGCAGGGAAAGCTTTCATCACACTTTGGCACGAAAGTTAGTGTTAAGAGCGATGGCCGTAAAGGAGAAATTAAGATCCCGTTCCTTTCTGTTGAAGACCTCAACCGAATACTTGATATTTTCAAGCTTTGATCACATGTCCAAAATTGCTGCTGTACTCTTTATGGTCATCCTCCCGACTTGTGTTTTTGCACAGGAGGTTGAAGTAAAGGCAGACACAGTAAAATCCGATACCGTCAGAGTTGAAAATGACTCTACGGTCATTGGCAGGAACGGCAAGATCATCAACATCAAATCCTACGCAAAACGCTTTCAACCCCGTAAAGCTTTACTGTATTCAGCGTTGATTCCAGGAATGGGACAGGCATACAACAAGAAATACTGGAAGATGCCAATTGTATATGGTGGCTTCATCATACTGGGTGCATACGGCAGTCTATATCACAACACCTATAACAAATACAGAGGATTGCTGATTCAGGAAATTGCTGTGCCGGGCTCCAGTATCTTTTCAGAGACACAGCTTCGAAGCATTGTTGATACATACCGGCGTGAGCGCGATTTCTTCATCATCCTTGGAGGATTCTGGTATCTCCTTCAGATGGTAGATGCACATGTAGATGCTCACTTAAAAGAATTTGATCTGAATCCCAAGCTGAAAGTAAGCATGAAGCCTTCCACTCAGGGAAATGAATTGACCGGAAGAATGTCAGGATTCTCACTGACCCTAACTTTTTAAATCACATGAATATTTTATTGATCGGATACGGCAAAATGGGCAAGACCATAGAAGCCGCCGCCTTAAAAAGAAATCATACCATTGCAGGAAAGCTTGATCCTGTTGCAGGACTTTCATTTGACTTTACAAAGAAGCCTGATGTAGCCATTGAATTTACAACACCGGATTCTGCCGTTTCCAACATCAAACTTTGCCTCGATCATCAGGTACCTGTTGTATCCGGAACAACCGGATGGCTGGATCGTAAAAAAGATGTAGACGATTATTGCAAGCAGAAGAACGGAACATTTTTCTATGCATCGAATTACAGCCTTGGCGTAAATCTATTCTTCAAGCTAAATGAACAGCTTGCCCGCATGATGGAAAGGCAGGGAGAATATGAAGTGAGCATTGATGAGATCCATCACACACAAAAGAAAGATGCACCCAGCGGAACCGGCATCACCCTGGCGGAAGGAGTTATTAAAAATCTGAGTCGCAAGAAGACGTGGACAAAAAATGAAGCCCACCAGGCGGAAGAACTCCTTATCCGATCATTCCGTGAAGATCCTGCTCCCGGCACTCATACCGTAAAATATCAATCCGTCGTGGATGATATTGAAATTCGTCATACTGCTCATTCAAGGGAAGGATTTGCCCTTGGTGCTGTCATGGTAGCCGAATGGGTTTATAA includes these proteins:
- the dapB gene encoding 4-hydroxy-tetrahydrodipicolinate reductase; this encodes MNILLIGYGKMGKTIEAAALKRNHTIAGKLDPVAGLSFDFTKKPDVAIEFTTPDSAVSNIKLCLDHQVPVVSGTTGWLDRKKDVDDYCKQKNGTFFYASNYSLGVNLFFKLNEQLARMMERQGEYEVSIDEIHHTQKKDAPSGTGITLAEGVIKNLSRKKTWTKNEAHQAEELLIRSFREDPAPGTHTVKYQSVVDDIEIRHTAHSREGFALGAVMVAEWVYNKKGILGMDDFLKF
- a CDS encoding ParB/RepB/Spo0J family partition protein; translated protein: MKKKALGRGLSALLSDTPETGKLEEAPEATSGPMNELAISEIEVNPFQPRQYFDKEALAELAESIKVHGIIQPITVRRLSRNQYQLISGERRFQASRLAGLKTIPAYVRSADDQQMLEMALIENIQRENLNPIEIALSYQRLLTECNLKQEELGERVGKNRTTVTNYLRLLKLPPDIQISLRDNKLSMGHARAIISVENADSQLLIFKKTLKEDLSVRQVEELARSFGKGNKGTSTTSTTSTAPSSSREITQLQGKLSSHFGTKVSVKSDGRKGEIKIPFLSVEDLNRILDIFKL